The DNA sequence GCTATTTATAAGACTAAAACATGCTAAAGAAAATGCAAAAGGTAAATGCTGAAATGTAAAAAGTGTGATTCAAGTGATAACTATTTTTCCCGCCAAAATATTTAACTAACTTTCAAAATCATAATTGCCAATATGTGTATCAATACCACCCGGTTGAAAAATACCCTTGTCCTCAAGGGTCAAGGGCGAAGGAAGGAAAGCGAGCCTTAAGTGCAGACGCGAGCTCCCAAGTGGCATAGAATGCATCCAAACCTGTCCATTTCACAAGGCACTGGGCAACAACCTTATTGCCTTTATTGATCAACCTCCTCTCAAGGACTTGATCAGGAGTGGGGCAAAAACGACTAGCCAAATCAACCACAAGAGGAACTATTTCAGCAGGTATTTCATGACAAAATTTGAGTTGGGAAGTGTGAAAAGTAGGATGGATCATAACTTCAGGAGGCAGTAGCAACTTGTCGGAAACAACACCAATCTTTTCAACAATAGGATATATGCCAAAGTAGCAAGAAGTCAGTTTATGGTAAGGGAAGGTGGACAAAGAAAATTGTCGATAGGGCTGAAGCTTCACATAGACCTAGTCACCCACTTGGAAATGTCTGTCAGACCTACGAGCATTGTCCTGAGACTGCATTCTCTACTGAGCTCGAGTGAGGTAAAACTTTTCTAGTTGGAGTTTGAATTCACGCAACAAGGAGATGCCTTCAATAGAAACAACATCTGAGTCACTTGGTAAATAAGGAAAATGCAAAGGTGGAGGATAACCATAGAGAAGTTCAAAAGGAGAGGTTTGGATAGCAGAATTTGGACTAGTATGGTACCACCATTCAGCAAGGGAAAGAAAGAGGGATCAATATGTGGGTGAGTCGGTGCAAAAATATCGTAGGTAGGTTTCTAAGAATCTGTTAAGAACCTCAGTTTGGCCATCAGTTTGTGGGTGGTATGCAGTAGAAGTATTCAGAGTGATACCTTGAGCAGTGTGAAATTCCTTCCAAAACAGCTAATAAAGATGGGATATCTATCACTAGTAATAGAATTAGGGAATCCACGGAGCTTAAAAATATTGTCTAGAAAGATGGGAACAAGGGACTGTGTAGTGTAGGGATGAGACAAGGCAATAAAATGAGCATGCTTAGTTAGTCAATCAACTATGACCCATATAACAGATTTTCCTTTAGACTTAGGGCGGCCTTCAATGAAATCCATGATGATATCAGTCCAAGAAAGAGCAGGTATGGGCAGGGGTTGTAGAAGACTAGGAGAAGCCCCAATGTCATATTTATTTCTTTGGCATACCGAGCATTTATGAATAAAGCAGATGATATTATTTCCGATCCCCTTCCAATAAAAATAAGTGAGCACCTTCCTAGTGGTAGCATCAATCCCAGAGTGACCTCCATATGGAGAGGAATGCCAGAGAATAAGAATTTTGGATCTCAATGCAGCATCATTTCCAACCAGTAGTTTCCCTTTCCTTCTAAGCTGGTCATTCAACCAGGTGAAGTTTTTCTGATGTTGCTGTTGTAAGGAAGCAATAAGTGACTGAAGCTATGGATCAACATGCCAACTTGCTTGGATTTATTTCCATAAATCAACTTGGACTGAAGATACCATCATCACCATGAGTGTTGCACCTTGAACTCTAGATAAAGCATATGCAACCACATTTTCTTTACCTTGTTTGTATTAAACTTCAAAATCAAAGGCTAGAAGTTTGGCTAACCATATGATTTAGGAATCAGTGTGTAACCTTTGCTCCAACAAATACTTCAATGGTCAGTTTTGACAATAACATGTTGGCTAAGAAGACAATGTGACCATTTTGTCACAGCAAAGACCAAAGCTAGGAGTTCTCTTTCATAAACAGATAGAGCATCATGCCTAGGTGATAGGCCTTTGCTGATGAAAGCTATGCAGTGATTATTCTGCATAAGGAATGCTCCAATGCCAGTGCCACTGGCATCAGTTTCAACAACAAAAGGTAAGGAATAATCAGGAAATGCTAGGACAGATGCAGTAGTTAAAACTAGTTTAAGTGGATAAAAAAACTGTGAAGCAACATTAGTCCATACGAAGCTGTCTTTCTTCAGCAGATCTGTCAAAGGTCGACTGATAAGGCCATATCCCTTGATGAATTTCCTGTAATAACCAGCCAAATCAAGGAATCTCCCCAGTTGCTTAACATTGACAGACGCAGGCCACTGCTGGACTACTACTATTTTCCTTGGATCAGTAGCAACACCATGAGCTGAAATAAAGTGACTTAAGTACTCCACACTTGGCAACCCAGATACACACTTAGAATGTTTGGCCAAGAGGTTGTTCTGCACCATCACCTTGAAGATTGTTTGTAAGTGCAGGACATGATCTTACAAATTCCTATTGTATACTAGGATATCATCAAATAAAACAAGTACAAACTTCCTCATGAACTCCTGAAAAATATGATTCATCAAGCATTGAAAAGTGGATGGGGCATTGGTGAGGCCAAAAGCCAAGTACTCATAATGTCCTATGTGATTTTTAAAAGCAGTTTTCGAAACATCCCCATGAACCATTCTAATTTGGTGGTATCCGGATCAAAGATCAATCTTAGAAAATATAGAAGCACCTGTTAATTCATATAGCAGATCATCAATGATAGGAATATGAACCTTATCCTTAATAGTGCATTGATTCAATTCTCTATAATCAACATATAATCTCTAGGTACCATCCTTTTTGCCCACCATCATTACATGTGAAGAAAAAAGTTGTTGCTATATTGTATAACCCCTTGCTGCAATATCTCTTTAACTAGCTTTTCAATTATGTCCATCTTCGTGAAAAAATATCTATAAGGTCTAATATTGACTGGTTTGGTTCCTGGCTGTAAAGGAATTCTATGATCAAATGCACCCCTTTGTGGTGGCAGTGTAGTAGGTTCTAAGAATACCCGTTTGTAGCTATCAAGGAGCTTACTGAGTGGTTGAGGTAGTATTGTATCATCAGGCATATGCAAGGCATGCAGAAGCCCTTCATCCTCAGCATCAAAAGAGGTAATATCAATCATGACTTGCAGCATAAATAACTGAGCCTCATCATCTTGGTATATGTTAACAGCCTTAGGACTAGAGAGTCTGTAATCGTATGATAAGGCAGAGTAGTCCATTGTAAATGGACCTAATATCTTCATCCATTGTGCTCCTAATACCAGGTCATATCGACCAACTGGAAACATAATAAGATCTGACATATAAGTAGTGCCTTCCAACATCCACTGGAAATTCTGTACCACCCCAGATGTTGCTTCCA is a window from the Nicotiana tomentosiformis chromosome 10, ASM39032v3, whole genome shotgun sequence genome containing:
- the LOC138900119 gene encoding uncharacterized mitochondrial protein AtMg00860-like: MVQNNLLAKHSKCVSGLPSVEYLSHFISAHGVATDPRKIVVVQQWPASVNVKQLGRFLDLAGYYRKFIKGYGLISRPLTDLLKKDSFVWTNVASQFFYPLKLVLTTASVLAFPDYSLPFVVETDASGTGIGAFLMQNNHCIAFISKGLSPRHDALSVYERELLALVFAVTKWSHCLLSQHVIVKTDH